A window of Fodinibius salinus contains these coding sequences:
- a CDS encoding glycosyltransferase family 2 protein has product MPFFSIIIVSWNALGHLKNYLPSVAATSYPNYEIILADNASDDGSKAWVQEHFPEVKIAALDENYGYCGGNNRAVPYANGEILLFLNNDVRVEPDWLDGIADCFQRNEQTAAVQPKLLADKQPDHFEYAGAAGGFIDRFGYPFCRGRLFETIEKDQGQYDNETDIFWASGAALAVRKQQFQSLGGFDEDFEFHMEEIDLCWRLWNTGYNIKYTPKSTVYHLGGGSMAMGSPRKVYYNYRNNLRMLWKNCSSKSLIWRFGGRYLLDFIAALRSLVTGNWEEYKAIARAHLDFWRSFSATSQKRSTLQNSRTTHSDPPTIQQVSIIFQYFVKGIKTFCNLR; this is encoded by the coding sequence ATGCCCTTTTTTAGTATCATCATTGTTTCGTGGAATGCGCTAGGCCACCTTAAAAACTATTTGCCCAGCGTGGCAGCCACCAGCTATCCCAACTACGAAATAATACTGGCTGATAATGCCTCTGATGATGGATCCAAAGCATGGGTACAAGAACATTTTCCAGAAGTGAAGATTGCAGCCCTGGATGAAAATTACGGATACTGCGGAGGCAATAACCGGGCTGTACCCTATGCCAATGGCGAAATCCTGCTGTTCCTAAATAATGACGTTCGTGTAGAGCCTGACTGGCTAGATGGTATAGCCGACTGTTTCCAACGAAATGAACAGACTGCAGCCGTACAACCTAAACTGCTTGCAGATAAACAGCCTGATCATTTTGAGTATGCCGGTGCTGCAGGCGGATTCATCGATCGTTTTGGTTACCCCTTTTGCCGAGGACGTTTGTTTGAGACCATTGAAAAAGACCAGGGACAATACGACAATGAAACAGACATTTTCTGGGCCAGCGGTGCGGCACTTGCAGTTCGAAAGCAACAATTTCAAAGCCTGGGCGGTTTTGATGAGGATTTTGAGTTCCATATGGAAGAAATTGACCTCTGCTGGCGACTCTGGAATACCGGTTACAACATCAAATACACCCCTAAAAGTACCGTTTACCATCTGGGTGGCGGATCAATGGCTATGGGATCTCCACGAAAAGTATATTATAACTATCGAAATAATCTGCGCATGCTGTGGAAAAACTGCAGCAGTAAAAGCTTGATTTGGCGATTCGGAGGTCGCTACCTGCTCGACTTTATCGCCGCTCTGCGATCTTTAGTAACCGGCAACTGGGAAGAATACAAAGCAATTGCCCGTGCACATCTGGATTTTTGGCGATCGTTTTCGGCCACAAGTCAAAAGCGGTCAACCTTACAAAATAGTCGTACCACCCACTCCGATCCCCCTACAATACAACAAGTTAGCATCATTTTTCAATACTTTGTCAAAGG
- a CDS encoding metallophosphoesterase family protein, whose product MIKVGLISDTHSYFDPQIRDFFDGRDEIWHAGDFGTLEVVDQLNEIAPVKGVHGNIDGQAIRREFPAHQRFEIDGINFWMTHIGGTLGRYCLPIREEIAESPPDVFICGHSHILKIGRDQDHDKMLFINPGAAGRHGVQIYRTCVRFTIQDGTIENVEVINLGKRGE is encoded by the coding sequence ATGATCAAAGTTGGACTTATTTCGGATACACACAGCTATTTTGATCCCCAGATACGGGATTTTTTTGATGGCCGTGATGAAATTTGGCATGCCGGAGATTTTGGCACCTTAGAGGTTGTTGATCAGCTAAACGAGATTGCCCCGGTAAAGGGGGTTCACGGTAATATTGACGGACAAGCAATCCGAAGGGAGTTCCCAGCACATCAACGATTTGAGATTGATGGTATTAATTTTTGGATGACGCATATCGGGGGCACATTGGGACGCTATTGTCTGCCAATAAGAGAGGAGATTGCAGAAAGTCCACCGGATGTATTTATTTGCGGACATTCGCATATTCTGAAAATTGGCCGTGACCAGGACCACGATAAAATGCTTTTTATAAATCCAGGTGCTGCTGGCCGACACGGTGTTCAGATATACCGCACTTGTGTACGCTTTACGATCCAAGACGGAACAATTGAGAATGTGGAGGTTATTAATTTGGGGAAACGAGGGGAATAA